From Brassica rapa cultivar Chiifu-401-42 chromosome A06, CAAS_Brap_v3.01, whole genome shotgun sequence:
GTGTTCTCCTTTATCATCCAAATAGAACCCTTTCTTGTAAGATAAGTTTGTATCCAATTGACCCAAAGAGAACGTGTTGATAGGATCCTCCAAAGCAACTTTAGACAGCAAACTAAGTTAACCTCCTTTAAAGGTCTGACACCCAACCCACTTTCTTGCTTTGTTCTGCAGACATCTCTCCATACAACTTTAGTTTTTCTCCCATTTAGCTCCGGACCAGACCAAAGAAAGCTTGAACACAGTCTCTCGATTTCCTTGATGCAACCACTGGGTAATCTAAATGCAGCCATCCAGAAATTTGTCAAACTCATAATAACAGAGTTGATAAGTTGTAAACGTCCCGCATATGAAAGAAACCTTCCCGTCCACGAACTCACTCTCTTCCGGATTTTCTCTATCAGAGGGAGATAATCAAGCACAGTCATTCTCTTCGTTAATAAGGGAAGCCCCAAGTAGCGTACCGGAAGTGACCCTGTAGCAAACTGAAAATCTCTCAGaatttcttctctcttctgcaTATTACCCGCCATAAACAGAGTGGACTTTTCCATACTAATCTTCAACCCACTCATTCTATCAAAATCATCAAACTCCCTGAGAATTCCTTCAATTGAATTCCGAGTTCCATCTGCAAACACCCTTAGATCATCAGCAAAACACAGATGTGTGAGATCAATATTTTGCACTTCGGATGAAAACCAATTTGACCTCCACGCGCCGCTTCATCTAACATTTTTGACAGAACGTTCATACAAATAACAAACAGGTATGGCGACAACGAGCAGCCTTGTCTTAACCCTCTCTTACTCTGGAAATAACCCGCCAACTCTCCATTGACTTGCACTGAGAAGGAAGGTTACACATAGAGAAATCCAGGCGATAAACTTGTCCGGGAGACCCAAGGCCGTTAAAGTGTTGATGAGAAAGGACCAATGGACTGAGTCAAAAGCCTTTGATATGTCTATTTGCATAGCACATCTAGCAGAGATATCTTCCTGATGATAGTCTTTAACTAGTTATGTTGCCAGCAAAACATTCTCCATAAGCAGCCTTTCCTTTATAAACGCAGATTGATTTAACATAATGAATTTAGGAAGCACACATTTTAACCTGTTTGCTATGATCATTGAGATAGCTTTATACAGAACGTTGCAACAGGAGATGGGACGGTAATCTTTCATCATCTTAGATTCCTCCTTCTTTGGTATCAAAGCCAATATGGTAGAGTTTACTCCCTTTGGTAGAAACCCCTTCACAAAGAAAGACTGTATTGCCACTATAACATCGTCTCCAATTACTTCCCACGCTTCCTTAAAGAATTCAGATGTATAAACGTCTGGCCCTGGAGACTTACTACCCGGCATATGAAATATAACCTCCTTTATTTCTTCTCTTGTGACTTCTCTCTCAAGGTTCCTGCAATCCATCTCACTACATTGATACCCCAACAGCTCCTTCAGTCTATCCACTGAAACACCTTCGAAATCATCCGGTTGCTTCGTCATAAACTCCGCGAAGAAACTTTCTGCTTCTGCTTTAATCTCTTCATCCGTCTTTGCCAAAGACCCATCTGCTCTCTGTATTTCATGGATGGCATTCCTAATTTCTCGAAGCTTTGCTGAGTTTTGAAAAAACTTGTTATTACCATCCCCTACATCAAGCCAGTGCACCTTCTAGCATTGCTTGAGAAACTCTTCTTCCAACTCTGCCAAGCGTTTCCATCTTGTATTTGCTTCATTTTCCGCACgcatagcttccatagtaggaTTGTTTAACGTCTCTCCCTGCTTTTGACATAAAACCTGATACGCCTCACCGGTTTTTCTTGAGATATCTCCTAACTTCATTTTACTCAGGGCTCTCAGTGGCTGCTTCAAAGCTTTTAGCTGCTTCGTAAGACGAAACATAGCAGAAGTTGAGTTGAATAACTTCTCATAATCCTTCCATTGATCTTCCATTAAAGGTTTGAACTCTGGCATCTTCGATATTGCATTAGTGAACTTGAAAggtgttgtaggcacaggggggggggggggtaacccacgaattggTTGAAGAAGGAACCAAGGTTTCAACCTGAAAAcaagagaaccgatttttatgagtttttagagttttataatgcaaacagaaacaattatgaaaacaaatgagatgataatgataataaaacaagataaataaacaaagagaAGGGAtagtgatatcactcaaattaccctaaagagtgttactctcatcaaaagaggttcaggtgtagtacttagggatcgaatccacagagactctaggattactcaacagacttaaataattagaaatgaagatagactaaaaggttttaatagttctaaaagcagtaaatgataaatcgaaaacaaaagTGATTCAATatattgaattgaagtggtttaaagattgggaaagcagctagattcatgcaattctcaggtataaaatgtatgcacttagtttagactaaagggtatgatggtttttgaactaaacaatgatttaaccggataggttatctttgctagatctcggatctcaactgtcgtattttgatctcgagagagtgtcgatcgatgtgacttgatgtacattgaccgatacacctttgtaacgatcgaccgacagaacgatagttgcgtcgatcgatggttattcAGCGAGCTTTGCTAACGGGTTTAaattgttctctaaccttctcagaccaactgtcgttgcgcctgagttagttagatcacgcaaatgggttcaggtattgaggggaaacggtcagttggactcaattaatcctaggatctaaaatgaaggtgatcaatctcaattttagcattaagtgcATAagaaatgaaagaacaatcaaaacacctttttaatagtcatattagcagtacataatttcaaccatggtgagaaacctaaatcaaacaattggtttactcaaacatattcatgagagacaaagtcatgatgatgtgaaataaactcaaatgaaacatagaacacaaatagattgagtaatagaaataaaggagttcaagatcttctctgttttgcagtcttaGATCTATCTCTCTAATCCTAAGCtcttctaatggtagccaaaatgctccttctccaaaACTAGGTCTTTTTCAAGTGTCTAcctagaaatgatacaaaaccctagtataTATAGCCTAACATgcggctagggacttaagttgtaaataatagatcttctgggaaatgaaatcttttaatttgcgatttcattcgtgtgactgggcatcgatcgatgcacatgtatgtatgtcgatcgatggtaagtgattatgatcgaccgattgttgctcttcaagcgtcgatcgatattccttgcgtaaaagcattccaaaatgtcccaaaagtatcatttccttccatcaggtgaataaacctgtatttgctttgaaaagactctaaaacatgattaatacatcttaaaacctttatataccatgtataaaaacgggtgaaaatcatggtatatcaactcccccagacttatcttttgacttgtcctcaagttaaaccaacggacaatctctctggaagaggattgaaaacatcagggactcacagatttgaaacattgaaattatcacctctataatattgcattccacATCTAAAGTTCTTTCTTACAGATATACATTATGCAATaacctagcttagcaaccaaaatcatctagccaacaatcttaactaatcttattatcaatctcctcaaccaacctcatatcttaatgtaaaaagtgtaggctttaccttgggagtatcgatcacaagatgcaaggatttcagacaagtatctggaactgcaggtaaaagttagttcctaatttctctctctctaatttctctcttgagtcaaagtctgcttccattgcaggatcagtgaccaagattggacagacttccatgaatcaaaacttaatggtggttgccaccaagctctgttcattttttttgacctatatccaagagttctttgcgaaagcgagccttgaagattaccgcctccaagtcctgtttcgaactcttttattggagtcttttatgaatcaagccttaatggttttagccaccaagtcctgttcagacttatcataattaaacaatag
This genomic window contains:
- the LOC103849097 gene encoding uncharacterized protein LOC103849097 codes for the protein MPEFKPLMEDQWKDYEKLFNSTSAMFRLTKQLKALKQPLRALSKMKLGDISRKTGEAYQVLCQKQGETLNNPTMEAMRDGNNKFFQNSAKLREIRNAIHEIQRADGSLAKTDEEIKAEAESFFAEFMTKQPDDFEGVSVDRLKELLGYQCSEMDCRNLEREVTREEIKEVIFHMPGSKSPGPDVYTSEFFKEAWEVIGDDVIVAIQSFFVKGFLPKGVNSTILALIPKKEESKMMKDYRPISCCNVLYKAISMIIANRVFADGTRNSIEGILREFDDFDRMSGLKISMEKSTLFMAGNMQKREEILRDFQFATGSLPVRYLGLPLLTKRMTVLDYLPLIEKIRKRVSSWTGRLPSGCIKEIERLCSSFLWSGPELNGRKTKVVWRDVCRTKQESGLGVRPLKEENTQSGSWMWKKLLKCREIAKSLYQVEVRNGKKASFWFEAWSPMGRLQEVLSGRGHIDLGIRAKDTVEACKSHRRRHHRVHILNAVELEIEKMKEKWVDEEDVSLWRNEKGRYKAAFFTCDTWQNIREKHLCCSWHSTVWFKHAIPKYAFVTWMTSFGDCRAPFFKCPYSMQIWEVLMEGVLQGQFTGDWESLIQLTTMRRSWSKIKLFVTRYMMQDAVHAIWMERNRRKHDEKPTPSEVLAIRLDKNMRNVFIMQRRGNKELEGGMVFWFSTR